ATATCTTTCGCATTTCCGGACCACAAGCGTGAATTCTCCCCTTCGTTCTCGCCTGATCTACTGGGGATTGCCCCCGCTTTGGGGCGGCCCGCAGCATCCCGCACGCGAGGAGGGTCTTCACCGGTCCAGGATTGCCTCGGATGGCAGACCTGCACGCCCCGGTCCAAGCGTACGGCTTGTACCGAATCGAGGACAAGGGCTCAGCTTCACCACATGTCAATAAGGAGGCTACTGTCATGAAAGCGAGAGCGTTTTTCCCAACCAAGCGGGCTTCCAGGCTGTTCGCAGGTGCCGTTGCCGTGCTCTTGGTCTCGGCCGCTTTCAGCGGCCCGGCCTGGGCCATCACCGGTGGCGAAGTGGACCAAAACAACACCTACCGCAACGTCGGGGCTATGGTGTACGCGCCACCAGGTTCGGAGCCGATCGTTGCTCACTCGGGAACACTGATCCATCCGCGCGTGGTCCTCACCGCCGGGCATTGCACAATCTACTCGCAGCAGCATCCGGAGTTAACCCCTGACTGCTATTTCAGCTTTGGGAAGAACGCTTTCGATCCCAGCACCTGGCTCGAGATCGAAGCCTTTATCACATATCCCAACTACGAGCCCATTCCCGAGCAGTCTCCGCACGACGTGGGCGTCATTATCCTAAAGGAACCCATCTGCAACGTGCCGCTGGCGAACCTCCCTTACGCAGGCTTCCTTGACGATCTCAAGAAGGCGAAGCTGCTTCGGCAGCCGGACCAAGGCGGGGCGCCCTTCACCGTGGCAGGCTACGGCTCGACGCTCGATCGGCCCCCGCCGGTAATCACGGCTGGCGATGGCTGGCGTCGGTTCGCCGATTCCGACTACCTCGCCTTGCTCCCCGGCTGGCTGCTGGCCCAGCAGAACTTCGCAACGGGCAACGGCGGCACGGGCTTCGGCGACTCGGGCGGGCCCGCGTTCTGGATTGAGCCCGACGGAACGCGTGTGCTCGTGGGCATCACAAGCTGGGGCGACCCGAACTGCGTGGCGATGAACTTCTACTGGCGAGTGGACATCCCCGAAACGCTGGATTTCATCGACTGGGTGATCAACACAGTGCTTCCGTCGCTCCCATAGTAGGGGCGGCCCTTCGTTTTTGCTGTTCGGTGCCACCCGCGCCGAGCATGACAACTGACATGGAAGGAGGTCATGCCCAGAGCGAAACTCAGATGCCGAAGGA
The Phycisphaerae bacterium DNA segment above includes these coding regions:
- a CDS encoding trypsin-like serine protease; its protein translation is MKARAFFPTKRASRLFAGAVAVLLVSAAFSGPAWAITGGEVDQNNTYRNVGAMVYAPPGSEPIVAHSGTLIHPRVVLTAGHCTIYSQQHPELTPDCYFSFGKNAFDPSTWLEIEAFITYPNYEPIPEQSPHDVGVIILKEPICNVPLANLPYAGFLDDLKKAKLLRQPDQGGAPFTVAGYGSTLDRPPPVITAGDGWRRFADSDYLALLPGWLLAQQNFATGNGGTGFGDSGGPAFWIEPDGTRVLVGITSWGDPNCVAMNFYWRVDIPETLDFIDWVINTVLPSLP